tcaaagtttttttatatgatcttattgaaatgtattttcattgtattaaattaattttaagttctTGAGGCTTTGTTAGTAATATACATATCATATCATACAAGATCTTTTTACTAGAAATCGTTTATATGACTTGGTGACTTAGAACGTTATAACAATTGAAAATATCCATAGGCGATTATTAGTTATCTCAATCAAGAAgaagttttttctttatatgtTGAAAAGAATTATTCGTTAAAAACTTATAGTTAATGAAAAAtacgttttatttttgtgttttaCTTTTAGCggattcattttttacttagcagtttaatatttatcaaaataaacattcgaaaaaaatagtgattATCCATCTGTACATTATATAATAGTATTATCTTTTCTTAATGAGATAACTGCGTATACATCCGTAATaactaatataatttaatctgATATTGATAATGTTACAGGTAGTGAAAAACTATATCGGTTTTATCTGTAAAAGAATAATTCTAAAACGACgcaatttattatcaaatcaAAGGATTCAAACTCGTTTAGTAAGAAAGTTTattgttggaaaaaatttttaaatcataatcgaaaattattttaattaaaatttaaacatgaATATCATTATGAAcgattttcaagtaaaaaaaaatgaaaatggcGAATATTGTTTAAAAAGTGTTTGTGACTACACTAATCTATCGTACAAGTTTTTCCACCGGAAATTTAACAAAGAATATATTACGAGGGATGAATTAGATtcttttcttcaaaaaaataaaaaatatcctgAAGTAGAcgattttaacaataaattatatttatttgaagaaCATAAATGGATTGAAAAAGTTGcttctataataaaaaataataattttaatttagcaATTGATGCATTATTCATATTTCTATGGACTGCTTTGGAAAATCCAATCGGTGTATGCATTATTCCTTTCGTACTGAGGTTCATGGGATTTGGTGGTATAAATTCTCAATTCAATTATGACAAGCAATTAGCAGAGtttgttacatttttaaaaattaatgaaataaactATAAACTGAAAAAAGTGCCACTAAATAAGTTTGGAATAAACGTATCatctctaatttttttaaccattgataattttaaaaattgtattatgTTGTTAAACAATTGCAAGGCAAAAGAAGTCAAAAAGTATTACATTGAATTTGAAAGAACATTCAattgctataaaaattatactgcTAAGTTAGAAAAACAAGAGctactaaataaaaatgaacaattgttaaaacaaaatcaggaatcgataaaaaaattaaatgaaaaagaaacTAAAGTGAATGATCTTATTCGTATGACTAGTGGTATTGACAACGTTATaaacaatattaaaatgaGAAATAAAGATGGCTATATTTATATTGCGACAACGAAACGATACGCTGAAGAGAATCTATTTAAAATTGGATTTTCCGATAACTTAAAAGCGCGTTTAACAGCACTGAATACTGGAAAAATTTCTGCAGAgcgtttttattattcttattataaaaaagCTTTTAATGTtagaaaagttgaaaaaatgattcatgACGTCCTAGAGGACTTTAGGGATtcttctaaaaatgaatttttcaaattacattatacttttttatccGAAATAGTTAACCTTGTTATTAAGAATATAAATGAACCATATGAATATGTCAATGACATTATTAAACATAGATTGAAAGAAGTATATGAACTACGTGTTATTGTACCACCAGAAATGCCAGTAGTAGAAAATAATGGATtatcagaattaaattttgtaaatgcTTTTATTAAACTAATTGGTCTTTATGGAGCCAACCAAGTTTCCAAAATAAAGAGGACGGAATTATTATCAGCTTTACAGAAAGAATTGCAATCTGAATTTAAGAAAATGGAAGtttggaaaatatttaaaactcaaTTTAAATGGAAGTCAAGTGATATACCAATCTGTTATGGGGATTACCAAATAACagttgtttattaattacttataaaaaaaaaaaattatttacttatcaaattattgagATTAATAAACCGTTGATTTTTATGTTTcacattaattatattaatcaatttattaacaaattttaaaaacatacatagaaaaaaaggatttcttggcgcaagaaatattttcatgcctaaagaaaattttttctctccccaagaatatttttatttttaattcataatgcgaaaaaattcttggggcgagtaaaaatctt
This sequence is a window from Microplitis mediator isolate UGA2020A chromosome 3, iyMicMedi2.1, whole genome shotgun sequence. Protein-coding genes within it:
- the LOC130664626 gene encoding uncharacterized protein LOC130664626; translated protein: MNIIMNDFQVKKNENGEYCLKSVCDYTNLSYKFFHRKFNKEYITRDELDSFLQKNKKYPEVDDFNNKLYLFEEHKWIEKVASIIKNNNFNLAIDALFIFLWTALENPIGVCIIPFVLRFMGFGGINSQFNYDKQLAEFVTFLKINEINYKLKKVPLNKFGINVSSLIFLTIDNFKNCIMLLNNCKAKEVKKYYIEFERTFNCYKNYTAKLEKQELLNKNEQLLKQNQESIKKLNEKETKVNDLIRMTSGIDNVINNIKMRNKDGYIYIATTKRYAEENLFKIGFSDNLKARLTALNTGKISAERFYYSYYKKAFNVRKVEKMIHDVLEDFRDSSKNEFFKLHYTFLSEIVNLVIKNINEPYEYVNDIIKHRLKEVYELRVIVPPEMPVVENNGLSELNFVNAFIKLIGLYGANQVSKIKRTELLSALQKELQSEFKKMEVWKIFKTQFKWKSSDIPICYGDYQITVVY